From one Streptomyces sp. Q6 genomic stretch:
- a CDS encoding arabinan endo-1,5-alpha-L-arabinosidase produces the protein MSRRTHRTRTALLALPAAALLALIPSTASAYPNPGTVTGATVVHDPTMVRTSGGRYLLYATGGGLGYRTSTDRTAFSAGSDAFTTKPSWWSSYATEAWAPDISYHGGKYLMYYAVSTFGSNKSAIGVAGSTTGLPGSWSDYGVVYTSTTSSDYNAIDPNLFVDDNGTWWLSFGSWWTGLKMIQIDPSTGKQLSSNTTRYSLASRPTGTKAVEAPYIVKRNGYYYLFASYDTCCAGTSSTYKVKVGRATSVTGPYYDKSGVALMSNGGTPVLESHGSVIGPGGQSVMNDTDGDLIVYHYYDGDDNGTPKLGINLLNWSSGWPVAY, from the coding sequence GTGAGCCGCCGCACCCACCGCACCAGAACCGCCCTCCTGGCCCTGCCGGCCGCAGCCCTGCTGGCCCTGATCCCGTCGACCGCGTCCGCCTACCCGAACCCCGGCACGGTCACCGGCGCCACCGTCGTCCACGACCCCACCATGGTCCGCACCTCGGGCGGCCGCTACCTCCTCTACGCGACCGGCGGCGGCCTCGGTTACCGCACCTCCACCGACCGGACCGCCTTCAGCGCGGGCAGCGACGCCTTCACCACGAAGCCGTCGTGGTGGTCCTCGTACGCGACCGAGGCATGGGCGCCCGACATCTCCTACCACGGCGGCAAGTACCTGATGTACTACGCCGTCTCGACCTTCGGGTCCAACAAGTCCGCGATAGGCGTGGCCGGTTCGACGACCGGTCTGCCCGGGTCCTGGTCCGACTACGGAGTCGTCTACACGTCCACCACGTCCAGCGACTACAACGCCATCGACCCGAACCTCTTCGTCGACGACAACGGCACGTGGTGGCTGTCGTTCGGCAGTTGGTGGACCGGCCTCAAGATGATCCAGATCGACCCGTCGACCGGCAAGCAGCTCTCCTCGAACACCACCCGCTACTCGCTCGCCTCCCGCCCGACCGGCACCAAGGCCGTCGAGGCCCCGTACATCGTCAAGCGCAACGGCTACTACTACCTCTTCGCCTCGTACGACACGTGCTGCGCGGGCACCAGCTCCACGTACAAGGTCAAGGTCGGCCGCGCCACCAGCGTCACCGGGCCGTACTACGACAAGAGCGGCGTCGCCCTCATGAGCAACGGCGGCACCCCGGTCCTGGAGTCGCACGGCAGCGTCATCGGCCCCGGCGGGCAGTCGGTCATGAACGACACCGACGGCGACCTGATCGTCTACCACTACTACGACGGCGACGACAACGGGACTCCGAAGCTCGGGATCAACCTGCTGAACTGGAGCTCCGGATGGCCCGTCGCCTACTGA
- a CDS encoding Rrf2 family transcriptional regulator — protein sequence MRLTRFTDLALRVLMRLAVEEGELPTTREVAGAMEVPYTHTAKVVAKLQHMGLIEARRGRGGGLALTAAGRAASIGGLVRELEGPGDVVDCDGTTPCPLRSACRLRGALREAQEAFFASLDPLTLTDLVKAPTGPLLVTLSPSPPTG from the coding sequence ATGCGGCTGACGCGATTCACGGACCTGGCTCTGCGGGTCCTCATGCGCCTCGCGGTCGAGGAGGGTGAACTGCCCACCACGCGCGAGGTCGCGGGCGCCATGGAGGTGCCCTACACCCACACCGCGAAGGTGGTCGCGAAGTTGCAGCACATGGGCCTGATCGAGGCACGGCGCGGCCGGGGCGGCGGGCTCGCGCTCACCGCGGCCGGGCGGGCGGCCTCCATCGGAGGGCTCGTACGGGAACTCGAAGGCCCGGGGGACGTGGTGGACTGCGACGGCACGACACCGTGCCCGCTGCGGTCGGCGTGCAGGCTGCGCGGAGCACTGCGAGAGGCGCAGGAGGCGTTCTTCGCCTCGCTCGACCCGCTCACCCTCACCGATCTCGTCAAGGCGCCGACCGGCCCTCTTCTCGTGACCCTTTCGCCCTCGCCCCCGACGGGCTGA
- a CDS encoding globin domain-containing protein has translation MLTAQSATVVRATLPAVGAAIEDITGLFYEKLFAAHPELLRDVFNRGNQAAGTQRQALAGSIAAFAGYLVDHPDDRPDVMLNRIAHKHASLGVRADQYPVVRQHLFAAIAEVLGDAVTPEVAQAWDEVYWLMANALIAIEARLYAGQGVAEGDVWREWEVAARTEETAEVASFLLRPADGAPAPAFKAGQYVSVQVELADGARQIRQYSLTGAPSAATRSIAVKRVPGTAGTPDGEVSHHLHTHLREGDRVRVSAPYGDLVLEAGDAPLLLASAGIGCTPMLAMLEDLVAARHEGPVTVVHADRSPATHALRIAHEGLTAKLPDCAAHFWYERQAGAGHRSGLVDLTDVAVAPGTRAYLCGPLPFMRAVREQLLAKGVAPADLHYEVFGPDLWLAAA, from the coding sequence ATGCTCACCGCCCAGTCCGCCACCGTCGTGCGTGCCACGCTCCCCGCCGTCGGAGCCGCCATCGAGGACATCACCGGGCTGTTCTACGAGAAGCTCTTCGCCGCCCACCCCGAGCTGCTCCGCGACGTCTTCAACCGTGGCAACCAGGCGGCGGGCACCCAGCGACAGGCGCTCGCGGGCTCCATCGCGGCGTTCGCCGGGTACCTGGTGGACCACCCGGACGACCGGCCCGACGTGATGCTGAACCGCATCGCGCACAAGCACGCCTCGCTCGGTGTCCGCGCCGACCAGTACCCGGTCGTGCGCCAGCACCTCTTCGCGGCGATCGCCGAGGTGCTCGGCGACGCGGTCACGCCGGAGGTGGCGCAGGCATGGGACGAGGTGTACTGGCTGATGGCGAACGCCCTCATCGCGATCGAGGCACGGCTGTACGCCGGGCAGGGCGTGGCCGAGGGCGACGTGTGGCGCGAGTGGGAGGTCGCCGCCCGCACCGAGGAGACCGCCGAGGTCGCCTCCTTCCTGCTCCGCCCGGCCGACGGCGCGCCCGCGCCCGCGTTCAAGGCGGGCCAGTACGTGTCCGTCCAGGTCGAACTCGCCGACGGCGCACGGCAGATACGCCAGTACAGCCTGACCGGCGCGCCGTCCGCGGCGACCCGTTCGATCGCGGTGAAGCGGGTCCCCGGCACCGCGGGCACGCCCGACGGCGAGGTCTCGCACCATCTGCACACGCATCTGCGCGAGGGCGACCGGGTGCGCGTCTCCGCCCCGTACGGCGATCTGGTCCTGGAGGCCGGGGACGCGCCGCTGCTGCTCGCTTCGGCGGGCATCGGCTGCACGCCGATGCTGGCCATGCTGGAGGACCTGGTGGCGGCGCGGCACGAGGGCCCGGTCACGGTCGTGCACGCCGACCGCTCCCCCGCGACGCACGCGCTGCGCATCGCCCACGAGGGGCTCACCGCCAAACTCCCGGACTGCGCAGCGCACTTCTGGTACGAGCGGCAGGCGGGCGCCGGCCACCGCTCCGGCCTCGTCGACCTCACGGACGTCGCGGTGGCGCCCGGCACGCGGGCCTACCTGTGCGGTCCGCTGCCCTTCATGCGCGCGGTGCGCGAGCAGCTGCTCGCCAAGGGGGTCGCCCCGGCCGACCTCCACTACGAGGTGTTCGGCCCCGACCTGTGGCTGGCGGCCGCGTGA
- a CDS encoding exo-alpha-sialidase codes for MADVLLAVGTRKGLFLGRRRGGASSGAWTFDFDESPYFNAQAVYAVAIDTRGDTPRLLVGGDSAHWGPSVFHSDDLGRTWTEPSSPAVKFPKDTGTSLERVWQLHPAAAEPDVVYAGTEPAALYRSADRGETFELCRPLWEHPTRSQWVPGGGGEGLHTILTDARDPRALTVAVSTAGVFRSSDGGASWAPSNSGVSAVFLPDPDPEFGQCVHKVARDAVDPDRLYLQNHWGVYRSDDGGARWTDIGEGLPSTFGFAAAAHPHRADTVYVFPINADADRVPADRRCRVFRTQDAGKSWEPLTKGLPEGDHYGTVLRDALCTDDADPAGVYFGNRNGEVYASADDGDSWRQLASHLPDVLCVRAAVVG; via the coding sequence ATGGCTGATGTGCTGCTGGCGGTGGGCACACGCAAGGGTCTGTTCCTGGGCCGAAGGCGCGGTGGCGCGTCCTCGGGGGCCTGGACGTTCGACTTCGACGAGAGTCCGTACTTCAACGCGCAGGCGGTCTACGCGGTCGCCATCGACACCCGCGGCGACACCCCGAGGCTCCTCGTCGGCGGGGACAGCGCGCACTGGGGCCCGTCCGTCTTCCACTCGGACGACCTCGGCCGCACCTGGACTGAGCCGTCCTCCCCCGCCGTCAAGTTCCCCAAGGACACCGGGACTTCGCTGGAGCGGGTGTGGCAGCTCCACCCGGCCGCGGCCGAACCGGACGTGGTGTACGCGGGCACGGAGCCGGCGGCGCTCTACCGCTCGGCGGACCGCGGCGAGACGTTCGAGCTGTGCCGCCCGCTGTGGGAGCACCCGACGCGGTCCCAGTGGGTGCCGGGCGGCGGCGGGGAGGGCCTGCACACGATCCTGACCGATGCCCGCGATCCCCGGGCGCTGACGGTGGCGGTGTCGACGGCGGGCGTGTTCCGCTCGTCGGACGGCGGCGCGAGCTGGGCGCCCTCGAACTCCGGGGTGTCGGCGGTGTTCCTGCCGGACCCCGACCCCGAGTTCGGCCAGTGCGTGCACAAGGTGGCGCGGGACGCGGTCGACCCCGACCGGCTGTACCTCCAGAACCACTGGGGTGTGTACCGCAGTGATGACGGCGGCGCCCGCTGGACCGACATCGGCGAGGGCCTCCCGTCGACGTTCGGCTTCGCGGCGGCGGCGCACCCGCACCGCGCCGACACGGTGTACGTCTTCCCGATCAACGCGGACGCGGACCGGGTCCCCGCCGACCGCCGCTGTCGTGTCTTCCGTACCCAGGACGCGGGCAAGAGCTGGGAACCCCTCACGAAGGGCCTGCCGGAGGGCGACCACTACGGCACGGTGCTGCGCGACGCCCTGTGCACGGACGACGCGGACCCGGCCGGTGTCTACTTCGGGAACCGCAACGGCGAGGTGTACGCGTCGGCCGACGACGGTGACTCCTGGCGCCAGTTGGCGTCGCATCTGCCGGACGTGCTGTGCGTGCGCGCGGCCGTGGTGGGGTGA
- a CDS encoding uracil-DNA glycosylase, translated as MAPRPLHEIVEAGWAKALEPVAGQIAAMGDFLRAEIAAGRTYLPSGANVLRAFQQPFDDVRVLIVGQDPYPTPGHAVGLSFSVAPDVRPLPGSLINIYRELGSDLGLPPPSNGDLTPWTRQGVLLLNRALTTAPRSPGKHRDKGWEPITEQAIRALAARGGPLVSILWGRDARNLRPMLGDHPAIESPHPSPMSADRGFFGSRPFSRANDLLVRQGAQPIDWRLP; from the coding sequence GTGGCACCACGACCTTTGCATGAAATCGTCGAAGCGGGCTGGGCGAAGGCCCTGGAACCCGTGGCCGGGCAGATCGCCGCGATGGGGGACTTCCTGCGCGCGGAGATCGCCGCGGGACGCACCTACCTCCCGTCGGGGGCGAACGTGCTGCGCGCGTTCCAGCAGCCCTTCGACGACGTGCGGGTGCTCATCGTCGGACAGGACCCCTACCCCACGCCGGGGCACGCGGTGGGCCTGTCGTTCTCGGTGGCACCCGACGTACGCCCGCTGCCGGGCAGCCTGATCAACATCTACAGGGAGCTCGGCTCCGACCTCGGGCTCCCGCCGCCGTCCAACGGCGACCTCACCCCGTGGACGCGGCAGGGTGTGCTGCTGCTCAACAGGGCGCTCACCACGGCCCCGCGCAGCCCCGGCAAGCACCGCGACAAGGGCTGGGAGCCGATCACCGAGCAGGCGATTCGCGCGCTGGCCGCGCGCGGCGGACCGCTCGTGTCCATCCTCTGGGGACGCGACGCCCGCAACCTGCGGCCCATGCTCGGCGACCACCCCGCGATCGAGTCGCCGCACCCCTCGCCCATGTCGGCGGACCGCGGCTTCTTCGGCTCGCGCCCCTTCAGCCGGGCCAACGACCTTCTCGTACGGCAAGGCGCGCAGCCCATCGACTGGCGGCTGCCGTGA
- a CDS encoding N-acetylglucosamine kinase, translated as MSRVLGVDSGGSGLRVTLADTDDLTRATMTVSREPVRTSAAGIDAGHLLEQLLPMARELLAASEGSALSAAVVGAAGMATLGDDLRAELPDAFRRELGVERLALAGDAVTAYAGALGQRPGAVVAAGTGMIALGTGLDGWRRADGWGHLLGDSGGGAWIGRAGLDAAMRAHDGRRGGSRALLTAAEERFGPAGELPSRIYPRTDRPAALASFAPDVARCAADDPVADGILRDAARHIAEAAAAVCPPHGGEVALTGGLFKMGEPLLDPLRVELAEQLPYATVVSATGDPLHGALVIAGALAADELRLPCDGRLLYVP; from the coding sequence GTGAGCCGCGTCCTCGGGGTGGACTCGGGAGGCTCGGGCCTGCGGGTCACGCTCGCCGACACCGACGACCTCACCCGCGCCACCATGACCGTCTCGCGGGAACCGGTGCGGACGTCGGCGGCGGGGATCGACGCCGGACATCTCCTGGAACAACTCCTGCCGATGGCGCGGGAGTTGCTGGCCGCGTCCGAAGGGTCCGCGCTGTCCGCCGCGGTCGTGGGCGCCGCCGGGATGGCGACGCTGGGCGACGACCTGCGGGCCGAGCTGCCGGACGCGTTCCGGCGTGAACTGGGCGTCGAGCGGCTCGCGTTGGCCGGGGACGCCGTCACCGCGTACGCGGGCGCGCTCGGGCAGCGGCCCGGCGCGGTCGTCGCCGCGGGCACCGGCATGATCGCCCTCGGTACGGGCCTGGACGGCTGGCGTCGGGCCGACGGCTGGGGGCACCTGCTCGGCGACAGCGGCGGCGGCGCGTGGATCGGCCGGGCCGGGCTCGACGCGGCGATGCGCGCGCACGACGGACGGCGCGGCGGCAGCAGGGCGCTGCTCACCGCCGCCGAGGAACGGTTCGGCCCCGCGGGCGAGCTGCCGAGCCGCATCTACCCGCGCACCGACCGCCCGGCCGCCCTCGCCTCCTTCGCGCCCGACGTGGCACGCTGCGCCGCCGACGACCCGGTCGCGGACGGCATCCTGCGGGACGCCGCCCGGCACATCGCCGAGGCGGCCGCCGCCGTCTGTCCGCCGCACGGCGGCGAAGTCGCGCTCACCGGCGGCCTGTTCAAGATGGGCGAACCGCTCCTCGACCCGCTCCGCGTGGAACTCGCGGAGCAACTCCCCTACGCCACGGTGGTGAGCGCCACCGGTGACCCCCTCCACGGGGCCCTGGTGATCGCCGGCGCGCTCGCCGCGGACGAGCTGCGCCTGCCGTGCGACGGGCGGCTCCTGTACGTGCCGTAG
- a CDS encoding lactonase family protein, with protein MNGSQSGRVHIGSFTAAGGRGIVTADADPGNGALTILGATDALPDPSYLAFAGGLLYAVSETPEGAVAAFRTDTVPPTLAAPPTLVGGASPTHVSVWGGHVLTANYGSGSVTAVRLRADGTPDAAGRDVLRHTGSGPHPQRQQAPHAHQVVPDPSGRWALSVDLGTDSVRVCALTDGRLTLHREAPLRPGSGPRHLAFHPSGEYAYVLNELAPTLTVCRWDATEGTLKPLTETPVLVGTPRGDAYPSEVVVAPDGRHLWTATRGEDVISVLSLDPTGETPTLTATVPCGGHWPRDLALDPSSRFLYAANERSGDVTWFTLDQDTGIPARAGSIPAPGASCVTFE; from the coding sequence GTGAACGGCAGTCAGTCAGGGCGGGTCCACATCGGATCGTTCACGGCGGCGGGCGGCCGCGGCATCGTCACGGCGGACGCCGACCCCGGGAACGGCGCCCTCACGATCCTCGGCGCGACGGACGCGCTGCCCGACCCCTCGTACCTGGCGTTCGCGGGCGGCCTGCTCTACGCGGTCAGCGAGACGCCGGAAGGAGCGGTCGCCGCGTTCCGCACGGACACCGTGCCGCCGACCCTCGCCGCGCCGCCCACGCTGGTCGGCGGCGCGAGCCCCACGCACGTCTCGGTGTGGGGCGGACACGTCCTGACGGCCAACTACGGCTCCGGCAGCGTCACCGCGGTGCGGCTGCGCGCCGACGGCACCCCGGACGCGGCGGGCCGCGACGTGCTGCGGCACACCGGTTCGGGCCCGCACCCGCAGCGCCAGCAGGCTCCGCACGCCCACCAGGTCGTGCCGGACCCGAGCGGCCGCTGGGCCCTCAGCGTCGACCTCGGCACCGACTCGGTCCGCGTCTGCGCCCTCACGGACGGCCGCCTCACCCTGCACCGCGAGGCGCCGCTGCGCCCCGGCTCGGGCCCCCGCCACCTGGCCTTCCACCCGTCGGGCGAGTACGCGTACGTCCTCAACGAACTGGCCCCCACGCTGACGGTCTGCCGCTGGGACGCCACCGAGGGCACCCTCAAGCCGCTGACCGAGACCCCGGTGCTCGTCGGCACGCCGCGCGGCGACGCCTACCCCTCCGAGGTCGTCGTGGCCCCCGACGGCCGCCACCTGTGGACGGCGACCCGCGGCGAGGACGTCATCTCGGTCCTCTCTCTGGACCCGACGGGCGAGACCCCCACCTTGACGGCCACCGTCCCGTGCGGCGGCCACTGGCCCCGAGACCTGGCCCTCGACCCCTCGTCCCGCTTCCTCTACGCGGCGAACGAACGCTCCGGCGACGTCACCTGGTTCACCCTCGACCAGGACACCGGAATCCCCGCCCGAGCCGGTTCGATCCCGGCCCCAGGGGCATCCTGCGTCACGTTCGAGTAG
- a CDS encoding nitric oxide synthase oxygenase, which produces MRSDLRRNGTHEAEGWLAAAPDGAAARHDRCPVTAPPARRRAEEAGERGRAAAEFITQHHAEERLGDPARRLAEVAAEFAATGTYTHTPQELVFGARVAWRNSNRCIGRLYWRSLHVRDLRHLTTAEQIAAACADHLREAAPGGRVRPLITVFGQDAPGRPGPRIWNEQLIRYAGYTRRDGQVVGDPRGAGLTAYARRLGWPGGAGTPFDVLPLIVQTVPHEKPRCFELPPDAILEVPLQHPEFTWWAELGLRWHAVPALANMCLEIGGVCYGAAPFNGWYMGTEIGARNLADTDRYNLLPHVAHRLGLDTSSDRSLWKDRALIELNRSVLHSFDLAGVTVTDHHTESRRFLTHLDREESRGRAVGADWSWIVPPISGSATPVFHRTYDDVQHTPAYVHHPDAHARARGEEPTAARRRTPWPDLV; this is translated from the coding sequence ATGCGAAGCGACCTGCGCCGGAACGGGACGCACGAGGCGGAGGGCTGGCTCGCCGCCGCCCCCGACGGGGCCGCCGCCCGGCACGACCGCTGCCCGGTGACCGCCCCTCCCGCCCGCCGCCGCGCCGAAGAGGCCGGGGAGCGGGGCCGCGCCGCCGCCGAGTTCATCACGCAGCACCATGCCGAGGAGCGGCTCGGCGACCCGGCCCGCCGGCTCGCCGAAGTAGCGGCCGAGTTCGCGGCCACCGGCACGTACACGCACACCCCGCAGGAGCTCGTCTTCGGCGCCCGCGTCGCCTGGCGCAACTCCAACCGCTGCATAGGCCGCCTCTACTGGCGCTCCCTGCACGTGCGCGACCTGCGCCACCTCACGACCGCGGAACAGATCGCCGCCGCCTGCGCCGACCATCTGCGCGAGGCCGCGCCCGGCGGCCGGGTCCGCCCCCTGATCACCGTCTTCGGCCAGGACGCGCCGGGCCGCCCGGGACCGCGCATCTGGAACGAGCAGCTCATCCGCTACGCCGGATACACCCGCCGCGACGGGCAGGTCGTCGGTGATCCGCGCGGCGCGGGCCTGACCGCGTACGCCCGGCGGCTGGGCTGGCCCGGCGGCGCCGGCACGCCCTTCGACGTGCTGCCGCTGATCGTCCAGACCGTCCCGCACGAGAAGCCGCGCTGCTTCGAGCTGCCCCCGGACGCGATCCTCGAAGTCCCCCTCCAGCACCCGGAGTTCACCTGGTGGGCCGAGCTCGGCCTGCGCTGGCACGCCGTCCCCGCCCTCGCCAACATGTGCCTGGAGATCGGCGGCGTCTGCTACGGCGCCGCCCCCTTCAACGGCTGGTACATGGGCACCGAGATCGGCGCCCGCAACCTCGCCGACACCGACCGCTACAACCTCCTGCCGCACGTCGCCCACCGGCTCGGCCTCGACACCAGCAGCGACCGCTCCCTCTGGAAGGACCGCGCCCTGATCGAACTCAACCGGTCGGTGCTGCACTCCTTCGACCTCGCGGGCGTCACCGTCACCGACCACCACACCGAGTCCCGCCGCTTCCTCACCCACCTCGACCGCGAGGAGTCCCGCGGCCGGGCCGTCGGCGCCGACTGGTCGTGGATCGTGCCACCGATCTCCGGCTCGGCGACACCGGTCTTCCACCGCACCTACGACGACGTGCAGCACACCCCCGCGTACGTGCACCACCCCGACGCCCACGCGCGGGCCCGCGGGGAGGAGCCCACGGCGGCGCGGCGCCGGACGCCCTGGCCCGATCTGGTCTAG
- a CDS encoding tyrosine-type recombinase/integrase codes for MATKTLARGMGTFFKECPCKAPTRCPHPYKIRYRDATGKQREESGYATQDKATTRLTELYQAKKGSQKAGPSEGEKIGVQTLEDFASNWIAHRARGLKDNSVESYERALTLHIIPRLGSRKVGTFTANAVDNFVGDMVLDDVGSAAQTNAYKVLRLVINSARHRGGLSLDPFLDTTPPDYQRKDILIPTLEELNLIRQHAHDDDLRLVVEMMSGCGLRNGEAHATNINGLVAADVYRITDQIHGRQRIPAPLKHRDWGEFRETPMPAKTRAHLMRHAETHSPDQLGYLMTNGGRGGAGVGGSPYYSGNAFRHKWQKTLGAAGITTRYTMYSLRHFFASNCLAMGIPITDVAEWMGHKSIEVTYRIYRHLMPSSIGRAARLLNAGI; via the coding sequence ATGGCGACCAAGACCCTCGCCCGCGGCATGGGCACGTTCTTCAAGGAGTGCCCTTGCAAGGCACCGACCCGGTGCCCTCACCCCTACAAGATTCGCTACAGGGACGCGACCGGCAAGCAGCGAGAGGAGTCGGGCTACGCCACACAGGACAAGGCGACAACCCGCCTCACGGAGCTGTATCAGGCGAAGAAGGGATCACAGAAGGCAGGCCCTTCGGAGGGCGAGAAGATCGGCGTCCAGACCCTGGAGGACTTCGCCTCCAACTGGATCGCCCACCGAGCACGCGGTCTCAAGGACAACAGCGTCGAGAGCTACGAGCGAGCGCTGACGCTGCACATCATTCCCCGTCTCGGGTCGCGCAAGGTCGGCACCTTCACGGCGAACGCCGTCGACAACTTCGTCGGGGACATGGTGCTCGATGACGTCGGCAGCGCCGCGCAGACGAACGCGTACAAGGTTCTGCGGTTGGTCATCAACTCCGCGCGGCATCGAGGTGGACTGTCGCTGGACCCGTTCCTCGACACAACGCCACCGGACTACCAGCGCAAGGACATCCTGATCCCCACGCTGGAGGAGCTCAATCTGATCCGGCAGCACGCCCATGACGACGACTTGCGCCTGGTCGTGGAGATGATGTCGGGCTGCGGCCTGCGGAACGGTGAGGCTCACGCCACCAACATCAACGGCCTCGTCGCAGCGGACGTCTACCGCATCACGGACCAGATCCATGGACGCCAACGAATACCTGCACCACTCAAGCATCGCGACTGGGGTGAATTCCGAGAGACCCCGATGCCCGCGAAGACGCGTGCGCACTTGATGCGGCACGCAGAAACACATTCCCCGGACCAACTCGGATATCTGATGACCAATGGCGGCCGAGGGGGAGCAGGCGTCGGCGGCAGCCCGTACTACAGCGGAAACGCTTTCCGCCACAAATGGCAGAAGACCCTGGGCGCTGCCGGCATCACCACGCGCTACACCATGTACAGCCTGCGCCACTTCTTCGCTTCCAACTGCCTCGCCATGGGCATTCCGATTACGGATGTGGCGGAGTGGATGGGCCACAAATCCATCGAGGTGACGTATCGCATCTACCGTCATCTGATGCCGTCGTCGATCGGGCGAGCCGCACGGCTGCTCAACGCCGGCATCTGA
- a CDS encoding FUSC family protein, whose amino-acid sequence MRLRFASRAVLGIGLAVAVCGAVGHSLVAAITGGLAALLALFTVADPTVRGQAVTTALLPAVGLPVLALAAALHDVPVARDLAFLGTVGAGVYARRWGPRGHSLGVFAFMTFFAAQFLHTVPGQLPELYAAVLLSLASAATVRFGAWCYERRLPPAAPVPAPTGGSGLKRITTRQAVQATVGAGFALAIGQALSDQRWYWAVGATWWVFVATASRGETVVRGFRRFLGTVLGIGLGYLIAVPLHTQPIAAAVVVAVSVFGIFYTAHVSYTWMMLAVTVMASMLYGLLGVLDPALLALRVGETAVGALGAVLAVLLVLPVSTHAVTDAWVERALRCVHACTAEAAARLAGDADADPVPRVAELEAILARVRLSLAPLVHPLAPMKARKCRARQVLGLLDDCAREVRGLASVAADPEASHDARLAAACWRVEAAVEALTDVPTGSIRQQLHEAAPSEPAHAEPVLAHLHALEQALLELAVPLRRSHRAPMSA is encoded by the coding sequence ATGCGGCTGCGGTTCGCGAGCCGGGCCGTGCTCGGGATCGGGCTCGCCGTCGCCGTGTGCGGGGCGGTCGGGCACTCGCTGGTGGCGGCCATCACCGGTGGTCTCGCCGCGCTGCTCGCCCTGTTCACGGTGGCCGACCCGACGGTGCGCGGCCAGGCGGTGACGACCGCGCTGCTGCCGGCCGTCGGCCTCCCGGTGCTCGCCCTGGCCGCCGCGCTGCACGATGTGCCCGTGGCCCGTGACCTGGCGTTCCTCGGCACGGTCGGCGCCGGTGTGTATGCGCGCCGCTGGGGACCGCGCGGGCACTCCCTCGGCGTCTTCGCCTTTATGACCTTCTTCGCCGCCCAGTTCCTGCACACCGTGCCGGGCCAGCTGCCCGAGCTGTATGCGGCAGTGCTGCTGTCGCTGGCCTCCGCCGCAACGGTCCGCTTCGGCGCATGGTGCTACGAGCGGCGACTGCCGCCTGCCGCACCTGTCCCCGCTCCGACCGGCGGGTCGGGCCTGAAGCGGATCACTACACGGCAAGCCGTGCAGGCGACCGTGGGGGCAGGCTTCGCGCTGGCGATCGGGCAGGCGCTGTCCGATCAGCGCTGGTACTGGGCTGTGGGCGCGACGTGGTGGGTGTTCGTAGCCACCGCCTCGCGCGGGGAGACCGTGGTGCGGGGCTTCCGCCGGTTCCTGGGGACGGTGCTCGGTATCGGACTCGGTTACCTGATCGCCGTACCGCTGCACACGCAGCCCATTGCCGCCGCGGTGGTTGTCGCGGTGAGCGTCTTCGGGATCTTCTACACCGCCCACGTCTCGTACACGTGGATGATGCTCGCCGTGACCGTGATGGCCAGCATGCTCTACGGACTCCTTGGCGTTCTTGACCCGGCGCTGCTCGCGCTGCGGGTGGGGGAGACGGCGGTCGGTGCGCTCGGTGCCGTACTGGCGGTACTTCTGGTCCTGCCGGTCAGCACGCATGCGGTCACCGATGCCTGGGTCGAGCGGGCGCTGCGCTGTGTACATGCGTGCACGGCTGAGGCAGCTGCTCGGCTCGCCGGAGACGCAGACGCCGATCCGGTACCGCGCGTTGCCGAGCTCGAGGCGATCCTCGCCCGCGTACGGCTCTCGCTCGCCCCGCTCGTTCACCCGCTGGCTCCGATGAAGGCCCGTAAGTGCCGAGCTCGGCAGGTGCTCGGGCTGCTCGACGACTGCGCGCGCGAGGTGCGCGGCCTCGCGTCGGTCGCCGCCGACCCGGAAGCCTCCCACGACGCCCGACTGGCCGCTGCCTGCTGGCGGGTGGAAGCTGCCGTCGAAGCCCTCACCGATGTGCCAACCGGCAGCATTCGTCAGCAGCTGCACGAAGCGGCGCCGTCGGAGCCTGCGCACGCGGAGCCCGTACTCGCTCACCTGCACGCCTTGGAGCAGGCTCTGCTGGAACTCGCCGTCCCGCTCCGTAGGTCCCACCGGGCGCCGATGAGCGCCTGA
- a CDS encoding helix-turn-helix domain-containing protein → MAEEFMDVKETAEYLNMSVSWVYRDAPVLGLVPYKFGRGRNAKIQFRVSEVKAWVRQQRLH, encoded by the coding sequence ATGGCCGAAGAGTTCATGGACGTCAAGGAGACGGCGGAGTACCTGAACATGTCGGTTTCCTGGGTCTACCGCGATGCGCCCGTGTTGGGGCTTGTTCCTTACAAGTTCGGGCGGGGGCGCAACGCCAAGATCCAGTTCAGGGTGTCCGAAGTGAAGGCGTGGGTTCGGCAACAGAGGCTGCACTGA